CAATTGGAGAGCGATGACCATGGGCAATACGCTGACAGTTACCATCATGCTTTTTCAAACCATGGCTGTAATGGTAAAACGCACCATTGATCATTTCATGGCGTAGTGTGATCTCTAAACCTTGTACGTTTTCAGGTAAGTTACCTTTTAGTACTTGGTATACATGCTCAGTTACGCTCTCGATAGTGACGGCTTCCGCATCAATAAAGCAGAACGCTTGCTCTGGGCAATGAAGATGAATGCTTTTGTTCTCTCGCAAAAGATCAACCGTCGCATAACCGGTCGTTGTCGCGGCAGTGTTAATCGCTGGAGATTTAGCTGGCACAATTAGACGGTGATCAACATATTGATCCACTAATTGTTTAATCTGTTTCTTAACACGACTGAAATCGAGCACCATGCTCATTTCATTTAACTCGCCCGACATCACCACATCAAGAATCCAACTTTCGCCTACCATACCACGCTCGGTACATAGGTAAGACGCATCAATTACAGTGAGATCTCTGACAAATAGCTTCAAAGTGAAGTCCTTAGTGATAATGGTTGTCGTTTCTAGGGGAATGCATTATACGCTGCTGAGGCGTTGAGTAAACAATCAAGATTATTTGACGTTAGGCAATAAAAAAGCAGCCATTACTTTAATAGCTGCTTTCATCGATTTCTGCCCGTTAAATAGGATTAAAAACGGTAATTTGCAGACATGTAGAACGCCGTGATGCTCTTTAAATCGGATTTAGTATTTTGATTCCAGACCACGCTTCTTGCTCTTTACTTTGGGTAGCCGAGTGACGTGCCCCCA
The genomic region above belongs to Photobacterium leiognathi and contains:
- a CDS encoding 6-pyruvoyl trahydropterin synthase family protein, with product MKLFVRDLTVIDASYLCTERGMVGESWILDVVMSGELNEMSMVLDFSRVKKQIKQLVDQYVDHRLIVPAKSPAINTAATTTGYATVDLLRENKSIHLHCPEQAFCFIDAEAVTIESVTEHVYQVLKGNLPENVQGLEITLRHEMINGAFYHYSHGLKKHDGNCQRIAHGHRSPIELIVNGERNAELEKQWAKRWQDIYLGSQEDVLSVTELNLSECAKQVTNETHYGFRYTAPQGEFELAIARSETEMLSTDTTVELLAGYIAEKVKPSLSDSDVLEVVAYEGVGKGAMATL